AGGTCTTAGAACTATTTCCGTAGTTGTCAGTCTCCTGTACTTGCTTTCAAGTTCCTTAAGGACAAAGACTTGTGTTTTTTACGCATCTTTGTCTCCAATATGGTAGGCGCTTAATAAATTCTTATTGGATGAATTATAGATACTGTGGAGTCCTCCACAGACTTCAGGTATTCAATCAATCAATCGATACTCtttcccattcctcccctccttcctctttcctcgcCCAACCTCCCACACCTCTCCCACACCCACTCCGATACTCGTCGGGTCCTCTGGCTTCCCGcctcccctcccggccccgcccctgcccctccgcCGCGTCGCGACAGCGGAGAGGGCGAGGCGGGCTTTACGGCAGTCGCGttgcggcggggcggggcgctggGCGGCTGGCGCGCTTGGCGGCAGCGGTGGGAGGCCGGCCGGCAGGCAGGCAGACGGAGTCGGAGGAGGGTGGCGGCGGCTGTGCTCGCTGGTGAGGGCGGGAGGCAGTGAGTCACTGAGCGTgtgtgagggagggaaggagcgaGCGATCGCGCCCGCACCCTGCGCCGGCTGTCTGCAGCACCAGCCAGGCCCTGCCGCTGCCCGCAGCCCTGCGCCGAGGCCGGGCCGAGCCGAACCGAGCTGGGTCGGGCCCGGGCCATGCTGCTCACCGTGTACTGTGTGCGGAGGGACCTCTCCGAGGTGACCTTTTCCCTCCAGGTCGACGCTGACTTCGAGCTGCACAACTTCCGCGCGCTGTGCGAGCTCGAGTCCGGCATCCCCGCAGCCGAGAGCCAGGTACGCCGGGCGGCGAGCGGGGCCTCCCTCCGGAGCCAGCCCTCCCGCCTCGGGCCCTCATGCCCTTCCTTGCTCCTGGTGAAGaattgggggcgggggagcaggatGGCCGTTTCTCAGCTCGCCCCCGCATCCGGGAGGGAGCTGGAATCGGTGGCTGCCCCCACACACGCCCAGCGTGGGGTGGGGTGCGGTGCTAGGGGAGGGAGCGGAGAACCTGACCTCAGATGCACCCGCTGCAGCCTGAGGGGCGCGTGGACTGTTGGGCGGCCCGCCCTACCTCCTGGCTCTTTGGCCCATTCCCCCTTAATGTCCCCGGTCTGGGGTGTCGTCGTGGACCCAAGAAGCAGCCCTGGGTTTCCGAGAGTTCAGACACCCTGCTTCCCCAACCAGAAATACCAGTTTGGATCGCTGGTGGAAAGGTGTTCATGGGCACTTTTGGAACGGGTTCCTGCTCAAGTAAACGCAGTTTACCTTTAAACATACAGATTTGCGCTCTAAGTGAAGGAAGAAGTTTGAGACTTGGCACTACCTTGTTTTGAGGCCTTTGGGAatgctcttttttcccttttccgcACCACCTTGGTTTCTggttaaattctttcaaaaaagaaaagcagttattagTGCAATTCAAagtatttgtctctctgtttTCTAAACTGGTAGGAGGCCAAAACCCCTCTTTCTTTCAGGTCACAAGTGAGAGTTTCGGTCAGTTCAAAGCTCAGTGCTTTACGAGggtatttgctttaaaatggcCTGCTATCTTCTCAGGGTGGTTTGCTTGTCTCCCTTCCCTACCCTGCTGGGTAGGAGTTCTGCTCTTGCATTAAATACTCGAAGTAATCTATTCTCAAAATGCTTTGGGGCTGCCACCAAACAGATTTGGTAACTAACGCAGTGGCCTTCACACTAACATTTAAATTCTGGCTTGATAAGCAGCTCGTGGAGGACGTGGTTTAAATATCAAGAAAAGTAAAGTTGTTCTCAAGGGCCCCAGAACGCAAATCGTGATTTCCTACTACAGTTATGAAATAGTTCCAAAAACTATTACCCAACTACAGCTGGGTTGGTATTTTCTTCAGAAGTGATTATGATTCCTTTACACTGCGTGAACTTTAGAACTTTGGCATAAAGCTGATATCAAGAAAATGTATTTCGGGTGGCAGAGTGTCACTCAGATATGCAAGTCTGGCAAAAGCTATAAAGAAATTGGTAAAAGAGATTTTTTTGCAACTTCTATAAAAAAACTaatccactcccagtcagggcacatgcctgggttgcaggccatggcccccagcaaccacacattgaggtttctttctctctctttctctttctctctctctccccctccctccctccctaaaaatgaataaaaaaaaaaaactatcataaAAAAAAGCTAATTCACAAAAAATACTCAGGAACCATTCCTGTCAATCTCTTAAGCTAGGAAAGGACAGTTTAAATAGGAAAATtcactcttaaatttttttcagattttttcattaacatttatccTCCTTAATACCTTCTTtcacctccacccatcccctccccacctaACTCAACattttgttaaaagattttatttattgtttagagaggggaaaggagggagaaaaagaaggggaggaaCATCTGGGTGTGAGAGGAACACTCATCGGCTGCCCCACACATCGCAACCAGGGTCCTGGCCCTCAGTCCAGGCTTGTGccttgcctgggaattgaaccggcaactttTGGGATGGTAGGCTGGTGCttaacccactgagtcacaccagccagggctaactatTACATTTTTGAAGGTGGTTTTTCTCccattgttttcttccctctggctgtcataTTGCCCTGGTTATAATCGCCAGCTGGtaggggaaataaaaattaaaatgtaaactgaTTTTGTTGCTTTTAGGGCTTGGGAGAAGACAGATGTAACAGACAAGATTAAAGAGGATGTCAGATTGAAAAACAATTAATTGTATGGTCAAAGCAGGCAGTGTCCTCTGTCAGCTCAGAATATTAGGAATACCTTACCAGTTGGAAAGCTAGGCTAACCCCAAATTCTTACTCACTGGGTCAGCATTTTGGCATTTACTGCCATCCCAAGCCAAATTAGCATATGGAAACCTGGGCTTCAACCAGCATTAAGCCTGTATTACAGAGCTGTAAACAACTCCTGTTTTTCAAGTTTGTTCTGTTGGCTCTGTTGTAACCTAACACAGTCTCTATTTTAAGATGGCTGGTGGTCGGTTGCCTTTCGGTGGCTAGCCCATCGGGCAGGAACAGGATCCACCCTAGACACTTGAGTCATTTCCTTTCACCAGATCATAATAGTAAACATCATTATAGTTTTTGCACGCAAATAGATCATCTTCCCTCACTTGGGCTCCCCCCAACCTTTGCTTCCCAGGGTTGTCCCTCATTACtcatcttcccttcctccccctcgtTAGTTCTCCTGGCCTCTTGACCGCTTGTCATTTACCTTGTCCATTCTCATCCTTCACTTCCGtttctaaggggaaaaaatatatattttttaattttattatcatttttaatgttcctggcttttctttcctgtcactgtgtCCAGACCACTGGTCCTCAAACTTTCTCAGTCATGTGAAATGAGTAAAATGTTTTTTGATACATGCATCTTTGTGATGTATATCAAATGTTAGGTATACAAACTAATGTGCgcattatatgtgtgtatgttacaTGTATGTGGCTAAACATCAATTACATACACCTGAAGTAATACTTTATGTTAAAAACAGGCACAGAATAGAATTTAGGGAAGGACAAACATAAACGgaaattctaatattttttctttctatatcctTAAAGTGTCATCTTTCATCTCGCCttgagggtcactggttcagaaTTCAGGCTTTCACAACAGCATTAATTGTGCATAAGCATAAACTTGGGAGaggtgttaatttttttaacatctcTGGTCTGGTCGTAGTAGTTATAATCGAGTGATACCAAATTCAGAATAGAAACCATCTCTACCTTGTACGTGTGATTAAAGCTGGGCTTGTTCCATCTTTTAATACAAGTGCAGGCTTGGAAGCCAGGGATGGCTTTGTTTGATGCTTTGTTGCAGCCTTGGCTGGGCAAACCTCCAACAGTTATCAGAACTTAGCTTTACTTTAATGTTCTTGTGATTTTGAAACATTGTTATAATTTACTGCTGTACGTGGCATGCGGTAAAGAGGGTGCAGAATACATAAGGACTCTCAAATGAAAGACATTTAAGTGCCAGGTAACAGCAGTAACTGTATGATCCTGGAAATGTATTGTAGCTCTGCGTACAGCACGCTTTGTGGCCTGTAAAACACTACTTTACACCAGTGGAAACTGAAATTTTCTATTGTAGTTGGttttgatatgtttatttttgcagGTAGttctcatgtgttttttttttcctaataagtACTACGTACTCATTATAGAAAACGTGTAACATAAAGAACACAATTACTTATGATCTCATAGCTCAGATAACTGCAATTTaccttttagtgtattttttataatcTCCTGTTCCCTTTATATACTCAAAATGTGTCTGTGAAACACAATGGCCCGAACTGTATAGGCAGTTTCTTGTCTGCAGTAACTGTTGCCAAGCTACCTTCAGAAGCTTCGTAAAAAGTCAGGCTATTGCGTGAGACAGTGTATGTGGATCACTGGGCATATAGTGGGCTTTCAATTCATGCTAGATATTATTATGAAGCCATTCAGATGTGATTCCAAGCGTTTTGTGGCCGGTGTATGGTCCTTTATGCTAGAAATAATGTTATGATTTCTGTTGATTGAAGGCGCTCATTTAGAGACCAGAAAACATTTGACATCATTCTTAAAGGTCCTGGAGTTGGATGAATTAGATTATTGTTAACCGTTGATTAAGATTAGAATCCATCTCTAGGGCGCCCCCTGGCGTGCGCACCAGCAGCTGTCTGCAGATTGAGACCCGTCCTTGCATGAGTGGCCCTGCTGTGTGTTCTTACAACCGTCACAGCTTGCATTTTGAGCTTCGTGGGTAGCCTTTGAGGTGGGTGTTAAGAGTGGTGGAAGGCCTCACCACCGCCATTCCCAAAACTCATGGTGTTCTGGCTGGTAAAAGTTTGAAACCATGGTCTGCTGGATACTCGTGTTAAGTTAGAAAATTGTTCCACTTTTTCTGGGATTTAAGATGCAAAATAACTGCCTTTCTTAGACTCTTAAACCTATTTTAACAAAGGTATTAGTTCTTCCCGGCGGTGATAATTTCAtctaagtttttgtttatttcatttttgtcctTGGATTAAAATGGAATGTACCTGCCACTTTTGTCACCGTGAAGAAAGTCTGCTCCTTACCTACATTCTCCAGTCTAGTATTTTCAGGACGTCGAGGCAGGTACCAGTATTCTCTATTTCATACACGTTTGATGTCAGTGACTGCCTGGATCTTAACAATTTCATTGTTAGATCAGGCtgccctcctttaaaaaaaaattacgcTGTCTCCTGAGGGCAGACTGCTGGCTGAGCAGGGGAGTGGTGTGCCGAATCTGTGGAACGGGAGTCTGAGCAGTGAGGCGTTGGTggtgttccttccttctttgtgctcagggcagggggcgctgctgggaccccccgccccccgtgacTGGAGGCCCGTCTGGTGACGGGTGGCTCACTAGCTCTTGTTAAGGTCACCCAGCTAATGGGCCAGGCCGCTCTGGACCCGTGTTTGGGAATGATGAGTGTGGCACTGGGGAAGGGTCTGGGCTGCgaaggccccctccccacccccaccccccaccgtggTTCcgctccctcttctcctctcagTAGCTGGGTAGCTTCAGGTCGCTCTCCCTGTCCATGAAATGGGACAAATGATGCTTGCCTCTTATGGTGATTATAAGACTTAAATGAAAGGATATGATGAttaagagggagaggaagaacctactgcagcgattttcaaccagtgcgcTGCCAGCTTTTAGAATGTTTGCAACACCTGACTGTTGATcgagtcaggggcactgacctctcttcgttgtcaaattaaaatatgacagcagccaacacaataatcTTCTGGTGTAAGCGaatcaaaattttacttttttttttgtcaaccagccaaaaattattttttagtgtgccacagaatttcagtaactagtttctgtgtgccatgagatggaaaaggctgAAAGTCACCGGCCTTCTGTGATGCCGGCTCTTCGTAGAAGCTCTCAGCCATAGCTCGCTGGCTGTTGCAGTAAGGTTTTCCATGCGGTGGTTCCAGCCTACCGGGAATTCAGTAACCTGGTGGGTAGGAGCGCTCTGATTCTCCTGGTTTTGCTTTCTTGCTGGAGATAAATAAATGTTCTCTTACAAGTACAGTTAGACTATGTTGACTGGTTGTGTATCTCTAACATACTGATCGTTGAACTTCTGAGCCTGCACAGTTAAGAAGTGGGCCTTAGACCACTGGTACCTTCGCCATGGTGGCTTCACCGTGTTGACGCCACCTTGCGAGAGCTGCCTGCGTGGCATCGCTGTCGGCACGccccttctttcttgctgcaCTTCTCCACCTGTGACGTGTCCCTTCAAATTTAGGGGGGTTGTCCAAGCAACCCTACAAGCTATAAAATGATACTTGGGTTGTACTGCACACAATCTGTGTGgattctgtgtatatttttttgtctgtttttgattCTAGTGTATTTTTGCTCTgagatacatacataaataagttAACGTAAATGGGTTGATAGGAACAGTTGCAATTTATCGTAACGTTCTCAATTTGCAGGTGAGGGAAAGAGCTAACAATACCTTTCTAGTGGTGTGTAGAACTTCTAAAGGATAATTGGAACTTCAAACTCTGTGCATCGATTTTCTTGCTCATCCccagaactttttattttggagggAACTAAATTCAGTTTCCTGTTAGCTCTGTTCCTTGTTTCACTGCAAATTCTGAGAACAGATGTGacagatcatttttttttcctgtttaaatcTAGTTTAAATTCTGCATTCTTCTGGCTCTGCTTCATGCAGTCTTAACTACGAAGAGTTATGAGGCCGTGCGAGGAAGCGTTGTAAAGTGGTAGTGTGGCAGAAGGAGGACCCGGAGGAGACAGCTGTAATGGGTATCCAGCCCCGGCGCTTGCTTCACGAGTGGGAAATGTGAAGCCTACAGCAGCGGCGTGACAGGGGCCCTGTCAGAGCCAGGCGGATGGTTGAGAAGGGAACCTTTCAAAGCCCGAGTTTGCTCTGCACACCCCTCTGGAGAGCGGTGACGCAGTGGGGGTTTCTGTTCCCGCACGGCGAACTTACAGTGTGTGCCTTCCGCGCGGTCCTGTCCGTTCCGGAGAGGGTCGTTTCACCTGTTTTTATGCGCCCGCGCTTTCTTCAGTGTTTGATTGCGCAtcgaaaaatatatttttatcagtaGTACATCCCTGTTCCTTTTTTCCGCCTGTGTTTAATTGCTCTTTTCGGCATGCCTTCCACTTTCATCTTCCACACGTAAACACGAGCGATGCAGCTGGGGGCGGTCaaaaaaaagaatgcaggaaGGGCGGTCTTGGGGAACCTTTCAGACTTGCTAGTGTGCaaggtcatttaaaaatgaacacattggGATACAATGTGCAGTGTAGTAACCAAAGTTAATACTGTATCATATGTTTCAAAGTTACTAAGATAGTGactcttaaaagttctcattacaagaagAAAATGTGTAACCGAGGTGATGGGCGTTAACCAAACTTGCTGGGATAATCATTGTGCAAAATGCACATACATCAAGCCATCGTGTCGTATAGCTAAAATTAATAGAGGTTTTAGGTCAGTTCTGTCCAGTAcaactggggggggcgggggagtggaaACGCAACAACGGTGTTGTGGTTTGCACACCCAGAGTAAATcattcccatttccctccctgctCAAAGCGAAGTCTGAAGTTACACCCACTACATTCGTAGATTCATTCACCCTTTAGCTCAACAAATGGTGCGGCGTTATCTCCCTAACAGGCCCTGTTCTAGGCATTTGAGAAATGGCAAGCTAAGCAGAGTTCTTGTCCTCAAgtagtgggggcagggggacaagaaaggaaacaaatgtaCGTGTTCGGTGCGGGTGATTAGAAAGGGCGAGGCAGCGTTTGGTCGGAGATCTGAGAATGACTGGTGGAAGAGCGTTcctcaggcagagggaagagcaggtggGACGGAGCTGACACCTGAGAAAGGGCAGTGGTGGGAGGTCAGGTCAGAGAGGGGGCGAGGAGGGCTCTGGCTTTTATTCCAGGTGTGACGGGAAGCCGCGGGAGGGTTCTCAGCAGGAAGGAACATCCGTTATCTGATGAAGAAGAAAACtggtctttcttcttctctccacGGTGCTTCTCAGTGCCTTGTCCTGATCTGTCTTTTCTGGTTGTAGATTGTCTACGCTGAGAGACCTCTCACCGACAACCACAGGTCACTGGCTTCTTACGGCTTGAAAGATGGAGACGTGGTGATTTTACGACAGAAGGAGACCACAGACCCTCGGCCTTCGGTGCAGTTTCCAAGTAAGACACCGCAAAATGGGCTGGCATCCCccgacacgcacacacaccagaTGGCGTAGCGGAGTGGGTCAGAGTCTGGGGTTAGCTTTGGGTGCAGACCCCTGGAGCTGATAGAACAATGCATGTAAAACCTCCAGCACATGGCAAGCCCTCGGCGAATGTCAGCTTCTGTTCCATCAGTGATGACTTTGTCGCTGGGAAGGACTTGAGAGGAGGCCCCGTATGCCTGAGGCCTGGCTGGCGTTCGCTGCGTGGCATCTGGGGTTTAGCTCCAGGCCTTTGCAGTTAGCCGGATGCCTGTGTGTGGTCTGGTAACTCAGGTGTGGGGGTAGAGGTTCCTCTTTGCAACTCACTGTCGTTAACAGATGAAAGTCTGATTTTTAATAATGTCTTCCAAGTTACATAGCCAGTGAGGGAAGGCCTCAGAGTTGAAACTTTGTGCTTTTTCCATTACACTGAGCTTTATGAACATTAAGCAGCTAGACCACCAATTTGTGGTTCTTTCTCACCAGCTTTGTGAATTATGTAAAAAGAAACTTAATTATCTTAGATGCTCCATCCAGAGTAGGATTGTATAATCTGGGGTCTGCAGTGGGACTTAGGGCATGTCTGTGTCCCTGAGATAAGCCGAGTGGCGGGATTGTGGGCGTCTGATGGGGACAGGGTTCGCAGCTGAGACACTCAAAGCGGTTTATGATCTGTTGAAGTTTGTAAGGTTCTGATACAGAACTGCTTGACAAAATGCATGTTTTTATCCGTTCCCTATCACACACCCTGATTTCTTTAAAACAGTGTTCAGTCTCCAGGTCACTTGGTTTTAAACTTTGCGCTAACGTCTGACAGGTGTCCAGGTGATGGCGGTCTCAAGCTTAGAACACAGTGCTTCCATTCAGCCTGCAACTGGGGCTGGAAGGGGTCAGCGAGCAGCGCCCCTCCCAGATTTGGGTTATGTTACTCCCCTGGGGCTGCGGTTAAACTTCAGAAACGGCAGTGGTTCAAGTAATGCCAGTCAACACACGAAATCTGTCTCTGATTCATTTGGCGAGACTGGTAGTTGTGGGCACCTGCTGTTCGTGTCTGTCTCTGTTTCGTTTCTCCCGTGCTGTCCCGTGTGGACAAgagagccagcaggtgggagaAAGGGTGGGATCTGGTCTGGGAGGTGAACAAGTGTTTCAAAATTATTCTGAGTGAATGGGTTCTCAAGATAAGTTGAACAGGGTCGGAGGTGAAATTTCTCAGCCCACAAAGGTGGCTTGCCCGTACACGATTCGCTGACTGGCATAGCTTACCTCCCAAAGACCGTGCCAGCCGCTTCCCCCTTTGCTGGTCGGAAGCTCACACGTGTGCCGCCTGCACTGCCGGCTGCCGCCAAGGTCTGTTCGAAGAAGGTGCCTGGGTGAACTTGGGCCGAGAGGCAGAGACCTCAATGTCCGAGTGGAAGCATTTCCTCCTTCCGTTCGGGGTCCAAAAGGCCTCAGGGCGGCCCCAGACTTGGACAGGTGTGACCGTCGAGCACGTTTTGGGGTTGGAGAAATGGGGGTTCGTTCAGTGCTAGCCCCGCACTCTGgctctgcttctcttttcttcttcctttttaaaaacaaaactttttaaggGATAGCTTTACTGAGATCACATGCTGTACGCCTCACTCATGGGAAGGACACAATTCGATGGTTTTTCGTGCATGCACAGTTGTACAGCTGTCACTGCAGTCGGTTCCGGCACATTTCATCCCTTTACCCAGAAACCCTGTCGTTGCTCATCCGCCTCCGAGCCCTGAGCCCCGTCAGTCCCCTCTCTGTCTTCTGTGTGCTCTCCTGTCCTGGACATCTCATACGAGCAGAGCCATACAGCCTTTGGGTCCTCTGAGTAAGGCCCCTTCACCATGCTTTCATCCTAATCAAGCCAGCTCGGCCTGCAGTGTAggcctggggtgggtgggcccAGCACCGAGAGCCTGTGCAGGTTCCTTCTCGTCTGTTTTCTCTCCTGGGAAGTGACTGCACCCGGGGCGCCTGGGGCTCCGAGCGGAGCCGGCAGTGATGCACGGGTGGAAGTGTGAACTCGAAGAACTAGTATGCTAGCACAGATGCGTAGAGTTGAGCACCTGACATGTATGCCATTCACTCCATATGTGTAGTGTCTTTCTGCTCAAGGTGTCAGGGCTCCTTGAAGCATATGTCAAAGCGGACCAGgatttttcttaaggaaaatccAAATTTTTGTAGTTACATTGGAGACTggctttcatttttcaaaaacaaaaataagtgaaaacatcTGTCCTGTGATACTTTCTAATAAGCCAGGAAGTTGGGGTTACTACGtagcctgctccccctcctcacttctgtgttttttcctacctgtTCACTTCCAGGCTGCAATCTTTATGTTCAAAGCCAACACGAGAATCTCAAGCCAAGGGAGGGGGCGTTAGAGCGGCAGCGATGGCCACTTACCTCGGTCACATACCATGTATGAGCACATGTTCTGCTGTTTCCCCCAGATGCTTGCTTTTATGGATCACTTGAAGTAAACGATCGATTTTCCCCAACAGACCTGCCCCGCATAGACTTTCGTAGTATAGCTGTGCCTGGCACATCGAGCTCCCGGCAGCGGCAGCCACCAGGAGCACAGCAGCCCCACTCGTCCCCCGGAGACCTAGCTTCATCTCCCCAGGGCCTGGACAACCCGGCCTTGCTCCGAGACATGCTGCTGGCCAACCCCCACGAGCTGTCCTTGTTGAAGGAGCGCAACCCGCCCCTGGCAGATGCCTTGCTCAGTGGAGACCTTGGTAAGCGGACTCTGGAGGGCCGTCGGGCTGGCCCGAGGTGCAGTAGTTGTATGGCAGCAAATGTGGAGGAGACGCGAGAGCGACGGGGGGCGTTCAGCCCCGCCTGCCGTGGTTTGTGGGGCGTGTCGGTTGGTCCAGGAGGTGAGTTAGCGCCAACGGCCGGGGCCGAGTCAGTCCACGGCAGGGGCGGAGTCTCAGGGCTGCACAGAGAGAGTTCTCGGGTGCAGCCACACTGCCCCTtcagttcacatttttttctaattattttagcAGTGCATAACCCAGGTACTGACATGTTAACCTGTTTAGTGATGCCTTTAATTAAGGAGAGCACCGGTAAACCCGCTGGTGCATTTCGGTCACGGGAAACGGGCCCAGCACCTTCCTTCAGCTGCTAGGGCAGAGCGGAACCCCACGCCCCCATCCACCCCAAGTTCAATGAAAGATGAGTTATTATTACCCAaggttattttctttcagttaacAGAACGCTTGTTTTTCATCATCTTGATGAATAACGTTTTCTCTGTaaacttttctaattttactCGGGTTTATGAAACtattgattaaatttaaaaacataacataCTTAAAGCATTCCTCAGTAACCATTTTGTAAATCAAGATAATATTTACCAGCAGAGAAATACACATACTTTCTGAATAGGGTTCGTCAGGTTTCGGCTAGCTCATGTTTCCACCGCCCCAGTGGAGTTCTAGAACGTCTCTGTCCAGAATTCCGTTAGGTTTCCTTCGGTCAGCCTCCTCCCCTTGCAGGCTGCCGCTCTTCCGGTGATCACAGTTCTGCCTATCTTTGGCCCTCGTGTGAGTGGAGTCACGCAGTCCGTCATCTCATGCCCAGCTTCCTTCACTCAGCTTCACGTTTTTAGGTTCATCTATATCGTGTGCATTCACTCATATGACCATTTTCTTGGTTGCTTTAATTCCTCACACAGCTTATCTGACTGCCAAGGGCCATGATGATGGCACGTGGAAGCTTACACACTTAAGTGCCCCCCACTTCAGAAACAGCAAAATAGAGGTGGCCTTCGTAACATGCCTTACACCAAGCCACCTTTTTCTCCTTACTGATCTTCCTGCCTGTTACCCACTGGGTGGTATCGATAGGCTAACAGTAGTTTGCATTTAATTTGTCTGCTTTAAGGCAGAGAATGttataaagaaatgaaactggaagaggaaaagggggtTTGTAGtgctcaatattttatttctaggtaaaggaataaataataagggcagtggggaggggaggagtggggtctttttttttttaacagtattcttttttttttttttaagattttattcatttatttttagagagggaagggagggagacagagagagagagagaaacattaatgtgtggttgctgggagttacggcctgcaacccaggtatgtgcccttgctgggaatcgaacctgcgacactttggttcgcagcccacgctcaatccactgagctacaccagccagggcttaggagtGGGGTCTTTCGTCTGCCACACAGATGTCATTTCCCGGATTTAAATTGAAAAGCCATTATCTCTGAATAAAAGCAGTAAGATGGATACCTTCTTACAAGGCTAGATGATTTTTCCAAacgctttattatttctttacacTGAATTAAAGTGAAGAGCTACTCTTGCCTCAGAATAGTAGATGTAAttgctcatttaatttttagatatcTTCTGCATCTCTTACGGTTGTATTTTGAGAAGTTGTCTGATGTGGAGAAGTACTAGTAAGGCATGGAAATAGAGTGGTACTTAagatttccacccccccccctttaCTTTTGTAGAGAAATTTTCTAGGGTCCTGGTGGAGCAGCAGCAAGACCGAGCCCGGAGAGAGCAAGAAAGGATTCGTCTCTTTTCTGCTGACCCTTTTGATCTTGAAGCTCAGgcaaaaatagaagaagatataAGGTAATGATCCTTCACTGAAGGGCAGGAGTTAGAGAATGCAGACCCCCAGACTGCTGGCTGTCTGGTCTCAGTTGGGTGGATGCCTTATTTTGCGCTTGAGATAGTaacttcactctttttcttttttcctcacgTTTTGATTCAGTATGACAAGGGTACCAGATACCTAACTTAGTGACTTTTCTCTGCTGAAACTTTAATAAAGATCCCCCGATAGCCCACAGTGGGTTC
This Phyllostomus discolor isolate MPI-MPIP mPhyDis1 chromosome 5, mPhyDis1.pri.v3, whole genome shotgun sequence DNA region includes the following protein-coding sequences:
- the LOC114497934 gene encoding protein DDI1 homolog 2 isoform X7 yields the protein MLLTVYCVRRDLSEVTFSLQVDADFELHNFRALCELESGIPAAESQIVYAERPLTDNHRSLASYGLKDGDVVILRQKETTDPRPSVQFPNLPRIDFRSIAVPGTSSSRQRQPPGAQQPHSSPGDLASSPQGLDNPALLRDMLLANPHELSLLKERNPPLADALLSGDLEKFSRVLVEQQQDRARREQERIRLFSADPFDLEAQAKIEEDIRQQNIEENMTIAMEEAPESFGQVVMLYINCKVNGHPVKAFVDSGAQMTIMSQACAERCNIMRLVDRRWAGIAKGVGTQKIIGRVHLAQVQIEGDFLACSFSILEEQPMDMLLGLDMLKRHQCSIDLKKNVLVIGTTGSQTTFLPEGELPECARLAYGAGREEMRPEEIADRELAEALQKSIQDAERQKP